One window of Bos javanicus breed banteng chromosome 1, ARS-OSU_banteng_1.0, whole genome shotgun sequence genomic DNA carries:
- the CLDN18 gene encoding claudin-18 isoform X2, whose amino-acid sequence MSTTRCQVVGFLLSILGLAGCIVATEMDMWSTQDLYDNPVTAVFQYEGLWRSCVQQSSGFTECRPYLTILGLPAMLQAVRALMIVGIVLSVIGLLVAIFALKCIRMGNMDDSAKAKMTLTSGIMFIIAGLCAIAGVSVFANMLVTNFWMSTASMFTNMGGMVQTVQTRYTFGAALFVGWVAGGLTLIGGVLMCIACRGLAPEETNYKAVSYHASGHNVAYRPGGFKASSGFESNTRNKKIYDGGARTEDEGQSPPSKYDYV is encoded by the exons ATGTCCACCACCAGATGCCAAGTGGTGGGCTTCCTGCTGTCCATCCTGGGCCTGGCCGGCTGCATCGTTGCCACGGAGATGGACATGTGGAGCACCCAGGACCTATACGACAACCCGGTCACCGCTGTGTTCCAGTATGAAGGGCTCTGGCGCAGTTGCGTGCAGCAGAGCTCAGGCTTCACCGAGTGCCGGCCCTACCTCACCATCCTGGGCCTGCCAG CCATGCTGCAGGCAGTGCGAGCCCTGATGATCGTGGGCATCGTCCTGAGTGTCATTGGCCTCCTGGTGGCCATCTTTGCCCTGAAGTGCATCCGTATGGGCAACATGGATGACTCCGCCAAAGCCAAAATGACACTCACCTCCGGGATCATGTTCATCATCGCAG GTCTCTGTGCAATCGCTGGAGTGTCTGTGTTTGCCAACATGCTGGTTACTAACTTCTGGATGTCCACAGCCAGCATGTTCACCAACATGGGGGGGATGGTGCAGACCGTTCAGACCAG GTACACCTTTGGTGCGGCTCTGTTCGTGGGGTGGGTCGCTGGAGGCCTCACGCTGATTGGGGGCGTGCTGATGTGCATCGCCTGCCGGGGTCTGGCCCCCGAGGAAACCAA ctaCAAAGCCGTCTCTTACCATGCCTCAGGCCACAACGTCGCCTACAGGCCTGGAggcttcaaagccagcagtggcTTTGAGTCCAACACCAGAAACAAGAAGATATATGATGGGGGTGCCCGCACAGAGGATGAGGGACAGTCTCCTCCTTCCAAGTACGACTACGTGTAG